Within Halorubrum lacusprofundi ATCC 49239, the genomic segment AACTATTCGCAAACGATGATGTTCGACGTTCTATTTCCCAAAAGACACGTTCGATAGCATTCCGATTTCCATGCCGAATCACTCGGAATCGATAGCCATCTTCAGCGAGGACTGGTCCAAGATAGTCTGCGTCATCGACGAGAAATTCCACGTCATTGAGCCTGTATCGCTGGTGTAGATCGGTCAGAAACCATCGCGTCGTCTGTTTCGTTGTGGTCGGATAGAGGCTCACATGAAGGATTTCGTTGGTATATGGATCAACCGCGCCGTACAGCCAGAACTGCTGGCCGTGGAGGCGGATCATCTTTTCATCAACCGCGAGTTGATCCGCAGAAACCGTCGAGATCGGTTGTAGATCGGCTTTATGAACCCAGTTGTGAATAGCGACATGACTCCGATCAACCCCAAATCTTTCGAGATGCTTACTTACCTCTCTCAGTGACATACCGGCTAAGTGACAGCGGATCCCTACTTCAATCGCCCAGCGCGGCGTTCGATCTCGCTCCACAAACGACAAGTCAATCCACGCGATACCTTCGCTGAGGCGGTCGAATTCTGCCATAGACACTCAGAACTCGTCCGCCCCATCCTCTAACTTAACGCGACCGACTGATTCGGACAAAGGTTTAAATGCGGCAATAACCAGAAACCTTATAATGGAACGTCCGAGCCGCCAACGCCAACAAGAGCGGGAGACCGAGCGAGAGTCGGACGAAGAAACGCTCTCCTGTCCGGAGTGCGATTCGACCGAGATTGTCACCGACGCCGACCAAGAACTCGTCTGCGAGGACTGCGGCCTGGTGCTGGACGAACGGAACATCGACCGCGGGCCGGAGTGGCGCGCGTTCAACCACTCGGAGCGGCAGTCGAAGTCGCGCGTCGGCGCCCCGATTACCGAGACGATGCACGACAAGGGGCTGACGACGACGATCGACTGGAAGGACAAGGACGCATACGGGCGGTCACTCTCCTCGGAGAAGCGGTCGCAGATGCACCGGCTGCGCAAGTGGCAGGAGCGCATCCGGACGAAGGACGCGGGCGAACGCAATCTCCAGTTCGCGCTCTCTGAGATCGACCGGATGGCCAGCGCGCTGGGCGTCCCGCGATCGGTACGCGAAGTCGCCTCCGTCATTTATCGACGCGCGCTGAACGAGGACCTGATCCGCGGGCGGTCGATCGAGGGCGTCTCCACCGCTGCCCTCTACGCCGCCTGCCGGCAGGAGGGGATCCCGCGGTCGCTCGACGAGGTCGCCGACGTGTCGCGTGTCCCGCAAAAGGAGATCGGGCGCACGTACCGCTATATCTCACAGGAACTCGGCTTAGAGCTGAAGCCGGTCGACCCGAAACAGTTCGTTCCGCGGTTCGCGTCGGCGCTCCAGCTCAGCGAGGAGGTCCAGTCGAAGGCGACGGAGATCATCGATGTCTCCGCCGAGCAGGGGCTTCTCTCCGGGAAGTCACCCACGGGATTCGCCGCGGCCGCCATCTACGCCGCCTCCCTCCTCTGTAACGAGAAGAAGACCCAGCGCGAGGTCGCCGACGTCGCGCAGGTCACCGAGGTCACCATCCGCAACCGGTATCAGGAGCAGATCGAAGCGATGGGATTCCGCTAGGGCCGCGATCGAGTCCGTCGATCGGAGGAACAGCGCGTCTGACGCCCCGCCGTGATCGGGTTTTTAATTGGTACCGGGCGTACCCTGCGACGAGATGTACTCCCAGATCCTCGTGCCGACCGACGGCAGTCCGGCCTCGGACGCCGCGATCGAGCACGCGATCGACCTCGCCCGGCACTACGACGCCCGCCTTCACGCCCTCTACGTCGTCGACGGCGCGGCGTACTCGACGCTCGAAGCGGGCGCCGACATCGTCGTCGAGGCGCTCGAGTCCGAAGGGAAAGAGGCCACCCGTCGCGTCGCCGACGCCGCCGCGGACGCGGGCGTCGACTCCGAGACGACGGTCGCCACGGGCACCGCCTACCGGTCAATCCGCGACTACGTCGACGAGAACGACATCGACGTGATCGTGATGGGGACGCACGGCCGGAAGGGGCTCGACCGCTACCTGCTCGGCAGCGTCACGGAGCGGGTCGTCCGGACCTCCGACGTGCCGGTACTGACGGTGCGCCAACCCGCCGATGAGTAGACGACGCTCGCGACCACGGTGACGACGATGCGCGACTGGCTGTCACACCGCGTCGTCTCCTCGCCGGACGACACCGCACTGATACGGGCCGAAGACGGGGAGGCGTGGACCTACACGGACCTCGACCGGCTCGTCTCCGAGACCGCCGACCGGCTCGTCGCGCACGGCATCGAGGCGGACGACAGGCTCGGCGTGCTCACGCCGCCGTACGTCGGCACCGTCGGGCTCGTCCACGCCGCGATGCGGATCGGGGCAACATTCGTTCCGCTAGGGCAGGAGCTCACCGAGCGGGAGCTCACCGAACGCGTCGAACGGGCCGACCTCGACGCGGTGGTGTGCGCGGAGCCGACGGAAGGGGCCGCGCTCGGCGCGGTCGAGGAGTGTGAGGGGGGCGACGAGATCCCGGTTCTCTCCGTCGACGATCCGGCCGCCGAGGCCGTCACAGCGGTACACAGCGTCGATCCCGGCCCGGTCGAGCCGCCGGAGTGGGCGACCACTGATTACCTCTGTATCCTGTTCACCTCCGGGACGACGGGCGATCCAAAACCGGTACCGCTCACCGCGGGCAACGTGTACAGCTCGGCCGTCGCCTCCGCGTTCCGACTCGGCGTCGACCACGAGGACCGGTGGCTCGTGTCGCTGTCGCTCCATCACATGGGCGGGCTCGCCCCGGTGTATCGGTCCGCGCTGTACGGGACGACCCTGGTACTTCAAGAGGGGTTCAGCCCGGGCGGCACCGCCGACGACATCGACACCTACGACGTGACCGGAATCTCGCTGGTTCCGACGATGCTACAACAGATGCTCGATCGGCGAGGAACCCTCTCGGACACGCTCCGGGTGGCGTTGCTGGGTGGAGCGCCCGCACCGGACGAGCTGATCGAGCGCTGTCGCGACTACTCGATCCCGGTGTACCCGACCTACGGGATGACCGAGTCGGCCTCACAGATCACGACCGCGACGCCCCGACAGACGAAAGGACGGCTCGGCACCGTCGGTCGACCCATCTTCGGCACCGACGTGACGGTCGTCGACGAGAACGGGACACCGGTCGAACCCGGAGAGACCGGCGAGATCGTCGTCGACGGCCCGACGATAACGCCCGGATACATCGACGGGGCGGGAGCGCAACGGGGGTCCGACAACACACGCACCGGGGGTGGCAAAAACGGCGCAGATGGATCGAACACCGCCGCGCTCGATCGATCGTCGTTCGGCTCGCACGGCCTTCACACCGGTGACGTGGGGTGCTTCGACGACGAGGGGTACCTTTACGTACTCAACCGCCTCGACGACCGGATCATCACCGGCGGAGAGAACGTCGAACCCGGTGAGGTGATCGACGTGCTCCGAGAGTTCCCGTCGGCCGAGGACGCCGCCGTGGTCGGGCTCGACGACGACGTGTGGGGCGAGCGCGTCTCCGCGCTGCTCGCGGTCGGCGACCGGCTGCGAGATACCGAGGTGACCGCGGAAGGACCGACTGGAGTCGACGGACTAGATGAGTCTGACGAGCCTGACGGAGGAGACGACGACGACAGGGAGCCAACTGATCCGGACGGAGGAGACGAGAGCCGACCGGACGAGAACGGATCGGACAAGGAGGGACCGGACGAGAGCGACGCGGCGCCGCTCGTGGACGACGAGCAGCTCGTCTCGTTCGTCCGGGACCGGCTCGCGGGGTTCAAGATCCCGAAGACCGTCGCGTACGTCGACGAACTCCCCCGAACCGTGTCGGGAACCGTCGATCGGGAAGCGGTGCGCCGAATCCTCCGCGATCGCGGATACGATCCGCGGAGGGACGCCGATCTGGAGACGGCGGGATTCGAGCCGGCCGAACCGACCGAACCGGCCGGCCCAGACGACCCAGACGATCCGGCGACAGCGCCGGCGACATCGAACGATCGGGAGGAAACAGGGGACGGTGAACGCGTCGACGACGGTGGTACCGACGACGACGATGAAACCGACGACCAAAGCGTCGGTGATGATAGTCGCGATGGCGAGGGGAGCGGTGACGATGGTAGCGGCGACGACGGTGGCGATGGCGACGAAGACGCGGCCGAACGCAGCGAAGCGATAGACGACCGTGTCGGCGGATAAACTGTCCCGAAGTTCTCCGTTGTTCCACGAACGTTTTGACCACGGGGTCCACAGACGAGACATGGATCTGCTCGACGACAGCATCGTTCCGGAGCGCGCGAGAGACGTGAAGAGGGAGGCCCGCGAGTTCGCCGACGAGTACATCGCCCCGAACGCCGAGGCGTACTACGACTCGGGCGAGTACCCGTGGGAGGTACTGGAGGCGGGGATGGACGCCGGGCTCATCGCCCAGGACATCGGCGAGGAATACGGTGGGAAGGGGTTCGACCTCGCACAGGTGCTCGCGATCGCGGAGGAGTTCTACCGCGCCGACGCCGGCATCGCGCTCACGCTCCAGTTGGCGAGCTTCGGCTGCGAGATGGTCGAGCAGTACGGCACCGACGAACAGAAGGAAGAGTACCTCCGACCGGTCGCGGAGAACGACCAGATTTCGGGGCTCGCCGTCTCTGAGCCGGAGACCGGCTCCGACCTCGCGGGGATGACGACGAAAGCCGAGAAGGTCGACGGCGGCTACGAGCTCACCGGCGAGAAGTACTGGGTCGGCAACGCGGTCGAGGCCGACTGGCTCACCGTCTACGCCAAGACCGGCGACAGCGAGGACCGCTACTCCAACTACACGCTGTTCATCGTCGAAACCGATTCGGACGGCTACGAGGCGGAGCATATCCCGGAGAAGATGGGGATGCGCGCCTCCAAACAGGGCCACATCGTCTTCGAGGACTGCTTCGTCCCCGAGGAGAACGTCGTCGGCAGCGAGGGCGGCGGCTTCTACGTCCTCGCCGACTTCTTCAATCACGGCCGCGTCATCGTCGGCGGCCACGGGCTCGGGCTCGCCGCGGCCGCCATCGAGGAGGCCGAGGAATTCGTCCACGGGCGCAACGCCTTCGGCCGCACCGTCAACGAGTTCCAGGCGGTCCAACACACCCTCTCGGACATGCGAATCGGCTTCGAGTCGGCTCGCGCGCTCAACTGGCGCGCCTGCGAGAAGGTCGCGGACAACGACAACGCGGGCTACTGGGCCGCGCTGGCGAAGACCAAGTCGACCGAGGTCGCCACCGACTGCGCCGAGAAGGGGATGAAACTCCACGGCGGGCGCTCGATCCTCACCGACCGCCGGATCGCCCGCGTCTACCGCGACGTGCGCATCCCGGTGATCTACGAGGGCGCGAACGACATCCAGCGGAACCTCATCTATCGCCAGTCGCGGTAACGACTGCGAACGTCCGAATCCCCAAGGCCGCAAGATGAGGAGGGGGGCGTAGAAATTACCCGTCTCGGGCGCGCACGAAGGGTATGAACGAAGCGCTACCGCTCATTGAGACCCTGTTCCCGCGAGGGATCGCGCAGTACCTGATCGGGGGGATCCTCATCGGGCTCGGGACAGTAATCATCTACGTCGGCACCGGAATCCACGCCGGGGCGAGCACGTTCCTCGAATCGACGCTCTCGTATGGCTCGAAGCTCCGCCACTTTCAGCAGCCGAAGTTCGTGGCGTCCCGCGATTGGCGAGTGGTGTTCACCCTGGGCATCGTCGCCGGCGCGGCCGGCTACTCGCTGGCGACCGGCGAGTTCGGCTGGACCACCGAGGTGCAGCCCTGGCGGCTGTTCGTCGGCGGGGCCCTCGTCGGCGTCGGCACGCGACTCGGGAAAGGATGTACCTCCGGACACGGCGTCTGCGGAGTCGGCTCGGGCTCGCGGACCTCGATCGTCAACGTCGCTATCTTCGTGCTCGTCGCCGTCGGCGTCGCACAGCTCGTCATGGCGCTGGGGGTGACGCCATGAGCGGCGTCGGCGTGATCGCCGACCACGAGAGCCACCCGCTGTTTCTGCCGCTCGTCTTCGTCGGCGGCGCGGTGTTCGGCGTCGGGCTCGCGGTCAGCCAGATGGCCCGTCCCGAGATCGTCTTGGAGTTCCTCCAGTTTCGGGACTTCGGGCTGGTGTTCGTGATGGGCGGCGCGAGCGCCGTTGCCGGCGTCACGTTCTGGGCGCTCTCGCGGTCGGGCCGGAGCGCGCCGCTCACCGGGAAGCGGTTCGGGCGACGGCTCAAGTCGATGGACCGAGACGTGATAGTCGGCGGCGGGATCTTCGGCGTGGGATGGGGGCTCTCGGGGATCTGCCCGGGTGCTGCGTACGCGAGTCTCGGCATCGGGAACGCCGTAATCCTCTACGGCGTCGCCGGGATGTTCCTCGGCGCCTATCTCCAGGGCTACCTGCGAGAGGCGCGGTCGGACGCCGAGTCGCCGGCGTCCGCCGACTGAGGAGCCGTCACGCATCGGGACGACCGAGTGCGAGACCGTCGGGGCGAGTGGAGCCCGTCGAGACGTCGCCGAGAGGGACGAAAACGCCAAGACGCCGGAGGGACAGTACCCCGTATGCGACTGGAGGACTACTGGGGGATCGGCCCGAAGACGAGCGAGCGGCTCACGGAGTCGCTCGGGACCGAGCGGGCGATCGAGGCGATCGAGGCGGCCGACGTCCGGGCGCTCGTCGACGCCGGGCTCCACCGCGGGCGAGCCACCCGGATCCTCCGCCGCGCGAACGGCGAGGCCGGCATGGGTGTCCTCGCGACTGGCGACGCACGCTCGGTGTACGACGACCTCCTCACGGTAGCGGCCGGCCACGCGCTGACGGACCACGCCGCCGACCGAATCCGGGTGTTGACGCCCCTCACCGAGCGGAGCGCGATTGAGTCGCGGCTCGATGAGGTGGTCGCCGCTCGCGACGCGTGGGCAGCACTCGACGACGGCGAGCGCGACCGCGTCGTCGCCGCGTTCGACGACTACGACGCGGCCGAGGGCTCCGATCTGGCGGCCGTCGAGACCGCGGTCGCGCTGCGCGATGTGGGTCTCACGGAGACGCCCTTCGAGGATATCGGGGCGCTGGATGGCGACAGCCTGCGCGACGCCGCCGACGCCCTCGCCGACGTGCGGGGTGCGATCGACCCGACGGGCGTCGACGGCGACGGCGAGATCGAGGTCGCGCGCGGTGCGGACGACGAGCTTGACCGCCTGCGTGAGCAGTTCGACGCGGCGGAGGAGCTGGCGAACTCCGCGTTCGACGTGCTTGATACGGTTCGGGACGGCTCCCTGCGCGACTTCGAGGCGCTGGAGGCAGCGACGATCGACCACGTCGCTCGCGAGACCGGCGTCGATCCGGCGACGGTGCGCTCGGTCGCGCCGGACGACGCGATCGACGCCGCCGACTTCGTCTCCGCCACGCTCCGCGATCTGGTGACGGAACTGGAGGCGGCGGTCGCGGAGCGCGAGGAGACCGTCGCGGCCGACATCCGCGAGCGGATCGGCGGGATGCGAGTTGGGGATGAGGGAGACAAAGGTGAGAAAGATGACGAAGCTGACGAAGCGGCGACCGGAACCGTCGCCGGCGCGGTCGCGGCCGTCTCCGACGCCGCGTTCCTGCTGTCGCTCGCGCGGTTCGCGGTCGCGTACGATCTGACTCGACCGACCCTCGTCGACGACGGCGTCGCGGTGCGAAACGCTCGCAACCTCTTCATCGACGGCGAGGTCCAGCCGGTGTCGTACGCGATCGGCTCACACTCGCTTGCGGGCGAACCCGGCGTCGCGAGCGTCGACGCGCCGCCGACCGGCGACCGCGTGAGCGTCCTCACGGGGGCGAACTCGGGCGGGAAAACCACCCTGTTGGAGACGCTGTGTGCGGTGGCACTGCTGGCGTCGATGGGGCTTCCGGTGCCGGCCGAGGAGGCGGAGGTCGGTGCGTTCGATCGGATCGTGTTCCACCGACGGCACGCCTCCTTCAACGCCGGTGTGTTGGAGTCGACGCTGAAGTCGGTCGTCCCGCCGCTGGTCGAGGACGGGCGGACGCTGATGCTCGTCGACGAGTTCGAGGCGATCACGGAGCCGGGCCGAGCCGCCAACCTGCTGAACGGGCTCGTGACGCTCACCGTGGACCGCGGCGCCCTCGGCGTGTACGTCACGCACCTCGCGGAGGACTTGAGCCCGCTGCCCGAGGCCGCCCGGATCGACGGTATCTTCGCCGAGGGACTCACGAACGACTTGGACCTCCGCGTCGACTACCAGCCGCGGTTCGGTACCGTCGGGAAGTCGACGCCGGAGTTCATCGTCTCGCGGCTCGTGGCGAACGCGAAAGACCGCGGCGTCCGCGCCGGGTTCGAGCACCTCGCCGGCGCGGTCGGCGAAGAGGCGGTCCAGCGCACCCTCTCGGACGTGGAGTGGTCGGAAGGCGATGACTGACGACGACTCGGCCGCGTCCGACGATCCGGGCCGGATCCGGTCGATCGCGGTCCACCGCGACGACGTGTCGACCGCGCTGGAGGCGACCCTCCGAAGCGATCGCGAGGTCGTGCTCCGCGTGACCCCGCCCTTTTCGGGGCGGATGCGCGCCCGCCTGCACAACCTCGGGCCAGGCGGATCGGGTTCGTCTCCGGAAGCAGTCACGAATGCGGACGACGAGGAAGGCTCCGACGGCGATCCAGCCCCGATACACGTCGATCCGCGAGATCTCGTTGTCGATGTCCCACCATACCCGGAGGTCGACGAGACGATGGCGAACGACCCGGACGCCGACCTAGAAGCTCGTCGGAAGCAACACACCGAAGCCGTCGAATCGTGGCGCGAGGCGGTTCGAGAGTCGGTGGTCGACGCCGTCGAACTCGACGCCGGCGACCGGTCGACCGTCGAGGTTGACGTGGTTGCGCTCGGGTGACTGCTCTCTCGGATCGTTTTAAAAGAAACCCGCTCTCAGCTACACCCGAAGCCGCTTAACAGCCGTGCCGGCACCTGAGAACTCGTCGAGGATCGCGTCGGTATCGGTCGCCTCATCGCCCGCGTCGGCCGCCGTATCGTCCGCGCCGCCGTCGGTGTTCGCGGCGGCGACGACGACCGTCTTCGCATCGAGCGCCGCGTCGAGGCGGAACTCGTACTCCCCGTCCTCGACCGTCACGAGCGCAGATTCGTCCGGCGTGTACACCGCGACCACGTCGGCGGTGGTCTCGCCGGCGACGACGAGATGGTTGTTGACGTACTCCGCGGTCGCGTCGAGGTCGGGCGTCGCCGAGCGGTCGCGCTCGACGTAGCGGTCGCGGACGACCGTCGGCGTCTCGACGGGTTCGCCGGCCTCGACCCCGTGAGCGAGCCGGATGAACCCCGCCATCGACCACGCGAGCGGGGTGGCCCCCCCGGTTCCCTCGCCGAACTCCCAGCCGTAGTTGGTCGGATGCTCACGGTCCCACACCTGCTCGGGGAGCATCCGTCCGGAGTTGCCGAACCCGGCCATCGTCTCCAAGAGAGCGTCGGGTTCGAGGGCGTCCTCGTCGGTACCGCCAAAGGCGTCTGGGCCGTCGGCGCGAGCGCGTAGTTCGTACTCGCCGCGCTCGCCGGTGAAGATCGGCCACAGCCGACCGCGGCCGTCACCGGTGCCGGCCCACGGGCCGCCCGGATCGCTGCGCGCCAGTTCGCCGTACGCGTCGCCGACGTACCGGTACCACGCGGGACCGTACGGGGTGTCGACGCGGATCGAATCGTCGACGACCGACACGGAGTTGCGGACCACGTCGTCGTCGGCGGGCTTCACGCCGAGTCGGACCAGTTCGAGGAAGCCGCCGTCAACGATCTCCCGCTCGTCGTAGGTGGGGCCGTCGTTGGCGATCGTCCGGGGGCGCCCGGACTCGGGGTCGCCGTCGGCGGTGACCCGGAGGTAGTACGGCGTCTCGGCGTGCCGCTCGGTACCTGTGGCCGTCGCGCACCATTCCTCGACGCGGGTCGTCCAGTCGTCCGCGAGCGCGAGCCACGCGAGGGCGTCGGCACGGAGTGAGTCGGAGTCAGCGTCCGGTCCGGATCCGGAACCGGCGTTTCCGGCCTCGATCCGATCGGCCTCGGCGACCGCAAGCGCGGCGCCACAACAGAGCCCCGCGATCTCGGCGGCGATGCTCGACGGCGAAAAGCCGGCCTCCTCCTCCCAGCGCTCCTGAGCCGTCTCCGGGCCGTTGGCGGCGATATAGCCGAGCGAGCGACGGACCTGATCGTAGGTGTAGTCGGTGTCGCCGGGCGAGATCCCGTGTTCGTACAGTTGCCACGCCATCACCGACGGGAACGCGATGTTGTCCATCTGCTCGCCGCCCCACCGAGTACGACCGTCGATGTAGGTGTTCTGCGGGAGGAACCCGTCGTCGTCCTGCTGGGTGTTGTACAGGTACGCGAGCGCGTCGGCACCGCGTTCGACCTCGCCAACCTCGATCAGCGCGGTGAACACCTGATAGAGGTCGCGCGACCAGACGAAGTTGTAGCCGTAGCCTCGGTCTTCGGCGGCGTACTCGGTCTCGCCCCACGGTACCGACGGGCTGGCGATCCCGGCGCCGTCGTGCCGTTTGTCCTCGACGGCCGCAAGCGTCATCAGCGCGAACCGGTACTGCGTCTCTAGGTCTGCGTCGCCGGTCACGGAAGCGGGGAACTTCCGGTCGGCGAGCCACTCGCGCCACGTCTCGACGTACGACTCGGAGATGTCCGCGAAGCCGCGGGAGATGGCGCCGCGAGCCTCTCCGAGGGCGGCGGCGGTGTCGGCGTTCTCGGCGAACCCGAGCGCGACCGCGTCCGACACCTCGGTACCGCTCCCCACGAGTCCGGCGAGTACGACGTTGCCGGTGGCCGTCTCGGTCCCCTCGCCCCGGTCGCCGTCGGCGAACAGTGCACCCGCCTTGTCGCTGCCCGCCGCGAGCACGCTCGCCCACTCGAAACCGTCGTCGCTGTCAATCGCGAGCGCGACCTCGAAGGAGTCGCCGTCGTCGTCGACGAGCTTCCCCGTGCTGCGCTCGGCGGCGTCGTTGTTGCGCGCGAGGAGGTGGTAGCCGTCCGAGTCATCGACGCGGTCGCCGCGGTCGTTCGATCCGACGTTCGTGATCGTCGTGTCGACTAAGGCGTACACGTCGTACTCGCGGCTCCCCTCGAACGCCACGTCGGCGAGGATCGCGTCGCCGTCGGTATCGACCGCGTACTCGACGGTGAGCGTCCAGCTGTGGCCGTGGCCATCGCCAGTCTCGCAGATCGTCTGCGTGTACGCGAGGGCGTCGTCGACGGTGGGCTCCGTGGTCCGCTCGACCGTCTCCGTCGCCGTCACGTGGCTCGTCTCGTCGAAGGTCCGGACCGTGTACCCCGTCTCCGGGTCGGCGACGAGGAAGTCGAACGTCCGGACGTTCATCACGTCGATCCGGGGGAACCGCGCCTCGGTGAGCGCACCCTCGGTCAGCGTGAACCAGACCGGGACCGGGTCGGCGGCCTTGTGGTCGGCCGGCGTCCCGACGCCGAACTTCCGGCCGGTCGTCCAGTGGGGTGCCTCGTCCGGCCCCCGCGGCTCGTCGTGCGGGACCGGGAGCGCCCCGTGTCTCGCGAGGGTCACCGTCGCGTCGATCCGGAGGGCGTGCGACCACGCGATCGGGGTCGCACCGTCGAGGTCGCCGTCGTCGAACGCCTGTTCGGCGATGAGCCCGGCGTCGTTGACGAACGGCCCGTCGGGCTCACACAGCGCGTAGAGGTCGCGCGCGGCGCTGAAGAGGTCGGCTGCGTCCCCGTCTCGCTCGCGGATGAGCCCGCCCAGTTCGGCGGCGGCCGTCGCTCCCCACAGCGTCGCGATCGACCACACCTTCGCGGCGCCCTGCTCCGCGGTGCGCCAGTCGTCGCCCCAGAACCGAACGAGCCCCTCCACGTCGGCCGTCTCGCGGCGTAGCTCGCCGATCGTCGTCAACACGTGCGTCGTCACACGGTCGAGGAACGCGTCGAAGTCGACGTCGGCCGCAGCCGGTGTGGTGTCGATCTCGGGAGTCGAACCGCCGTCGGCACCGATCTCGTTGCGCTCGTCGCGCAACGCGGCGTACTCGGTCGCGGCGCTCGCAAGCGCGAACGTGCTCGCGTCCGAGCGGTCATCGCGGCTCTCAGCGCTCGCCCGCTGGGGGAATCGCTCCGTGTCCGGGTTCCACCGACCGTTTAGGCCCGCAAGGGCGGCGTCGGCCGCGTCGGCGGCGTCGGCCCGCACATCATCGGGGAGCGGCGCGCGCGCCACGGCAGCGAACGCGCGGAGGTAGGTCGCGCCGGTGTGAGTAAACCGGCCGAGCGCGTTCTCCCAGCAGTTCTGACACCGGCGGGGGAGCCCGTCCGGCTCGGTCGTCTCGCGGAGGAAATCGATAGCGTCCGCGATTGTGTCGTCGACACGATCGCGCCACTCAGGGGGGAGGTCCGTGGTTCGGCGGAGTCGGGCGAGGAAGGCGACGACGGACGCGGGCTGATCCAGCTGATCGTTCGGGCCGGCGGTGGCGTTCGCACCCTCGATTCGGGCGTTCGCCCAGCCGGGCGCGACCTTGCCGGAGTCGGCCCACACCCGGTGGGGCCACGAGCCGTCCGCGTCCTGCGTGCGACAGAAGAAGGAGGCCGTCGCGAGCAGCTCCTCGTCGGCGTCCAAGCCGAGCTCGTCGCTCGCGCCGAGCAGGGCCAGCGACGTCTCCGCCTCGTCGCGGAACCACGTGTAGCCGTAGCCGCCGGACGTGGAGTAGAAGGGGTCGAACTCCGGGGCGGCGATCCGCGCACCGGACTCGGCAGTGAGTAGGTCGAGCGCGCGGAGGTCACCCGCGACCACCGACCGCCGCGGCACGTCGTCGGGGACGGTCGGACCACGACCCTCGGCGGCCTCGCGGAGGTCGTCGGCGTCGGGGTACGCGGTCGCGATCCGCGACAGCTCTTCAATGCGGCGCTGACGGTCCGGACCGTCCGAAATCGCGTCCTTGGCGTCATCGACTGTCTCTCGGGTCTCCCGCCTGTCGAGGACGGCGCGGCTCGCAAGCGTGACGCGCTCGGTCCGGCCGTCGCGCTCGAACGGCGCGCGGACGACCACGTCGGGGGTGAGCCGAGAATCCTCGCGTTGGTCGATCTCGCCGCGGTGCGGGAACCCCTCGCCGCTCTCGCCGAGCAGTTCGGAGACAGTGCGGAGCCGCTGACCGTGGGCGGCCGACAGTCCCGTAGAGGCCGTGAGAAAGTCGTGTTCGGTCCGATGGTACACCTCGACGACGCTTCCGGACTGGGGGCCGGCCTCCTCGTGGACGAGGTTACCGACGCGGCCCTCGACCATGTCCGGCGAGAACGCGCAGGCCGCGACGAGTTCCGCGTCCGCTGGCGGGGCACCGCGCAGCTCGACGTGGGTGAGGTGGGTGTCGCTCACGACCAGGTCGAACTGGTGGACGGTGTAGCGGCCGGCGTCATACTCCGTTTCGACGAGCGGCGTATCGCCGTCGTAGTGCTGGCGGGTCGTGGTCAGGTCGTCGAGCCAGCGGACCCCCCGCCCGGCCGTGATCCCCATGCGGAGTCGGTCGGCGCCACCGACCCCAGACAGGGAGTACGAACAGTCGTGGACGGTCCCGTTCGGTCCGACGTGGAC encodes:
- a CDS encoding MutS-related protein, producing MRLEDYWGIGPKTSERLTESLGTERAIEAIEAADVRALVDAGLHRGRATRILRRANGEAGMGVLATGDARSVYDDLLTVAAGHALTDHAADRIRVLTPLTERSAIESRLDEVVAARDAWAALDDGERDRVVAAFDDYDAAEGSDLAAVETAVALRDVGLTETPFEDIGALDGDSLRDAADALADVRGAIDPTGVDGDGEIEVARGADDELDRLREQFDAAEELANSAFDVLDTVRDGSLRDFEALEAATIDHVARETGVDPATVRSVAPDDAIDAADFVSATLRDLVTELEAAVAEREETVAADIRERIGGMRVGDEGDKGEKDDEADEAATGTVAGAVAAVSDAAFLLSLARFAVAYDLTRPTLVDDGVAVRNARNLFIDGEVQPVSYAIGSHSLAGEPGVASVDAPPTGDRVSVLTGANSGGKTTLLETLCAVALLASMGLPVPAEEAEVGAFDRIVFHRRHASFNAGVLESTLKSVVPPLVEDGRTLMLVDEFEAITEPGRAANLLNGLVTLTVDRGALGVYVTHLAEDLSPLPEAARIDGIFAEGLTNDLDLRVDYQPRFGTVGKSTPEFIVSRLVANAKDRGVRAGFEHLAGAVGEEAVQRTLSDVEWSEGDD
- a CDS encoding glycoside hydrolase family 15 protein, translating into MRLRTALTEHERRRGERYPAERPTTAGAFTGDDGRLVHVGPNGTVHDCSYSLSGVGGADRLRMGITAGRGVRWLDDLTTTRQHYDGDTPLVETEYDAGRYTVHQFDLVVSDTHLTHVELRGAPPADAELVAACAFSPDMVEGRVGNLVHEEAGPQSGSVVEVYHRTEHDFLTASTGLSAAHGQRLRTVSELLGESGEGFPHRGEIDQREDSRLTPDVVVRAPFERDGRTERVTLASRAVLDRRETRETVDDAKDAISDGPDRQRRIEELSRIATAYPDADDLREAAEGRGPTVPDDVPRRSVVAGDLRALDLLTAESGARIAAPEFDPFYSTSGGYGYTWFRDEAETSLALLGASDELGLDADEELLATASFFCRTQDADGSWPHRVWADSGKVAPGWANARIEGANATAGPNDQLDQPASVVAFLARLRRTTDLPPEWRDRVDDTIADAIDFLRETTEPDGLPRRCQNCWENALGRFTHTGATYLRAFAAVARAPLPDDVRADAADAADAALAGLNGRWNPDTERFPQRASAESRDDRSDASTFALASAATEYAALRDERNEIGADGGSTPEIDTTPAAADVDFDAFLDRVTTHVLTTIGELRRETADVEGLVRFWGDDWRTAEQGAAKVWSIATLWGATAAAELGGLIRERDGDAADLFSAARDLYALCEPDGPFVNDAGLIAEQAFDDGDLDGATPIAWSHALRIDATVTLARHGALPVPHDEPRGPDEAPHWTTGRKFGVGTPADHKAADPVPVWFTLTEGALTEARFPRIDVMNVRTFDFLVADPETGYTVRTFDETSHVTATETVERTTEPTVDDALAYTQTICETGDGHGHSWTLTVEYAVDTDGDAILADVAFEGSREYDVYALVDTTITNVGSNDRGDRVDDSDGYHLLARNNDAAERSTGKLVDDDGDSFEVALAIDSDDGFEWASVLAAGSDKAGALFADGDRGEGTETATGNVVLAGLVGSGTEVSDAVALGFAENADTAAALGEARGAISRGFADISESYVETWREWLADRKFPASVTGDADLETQYRFALMTLAAVEDKRHDGAGIASPSVPWGETEYAAEDRGYGYNFVWSRDLYQVFTALIEVGEVERGADALAYLYNTQQDDDGFLPQNTYIDGRTRWGGEQMDNIAFPSVMAWQLYEHGISPGDTDYTYDQVRRSLGYIAANGPETAQERWEEEAGFSPSSIAAEIAGLCCGAALAVAEADRIEAGNAGSGSGPDADSDSLRADALAWLALADDWTTRVEEWCATATGTERHAETPYYLRVTADGDPESGRPRTIANDGPTYDEREIVDGGFLELVRLGVKPADDDVVRNSVSVVDDSIRVDTPYGPAWYRYVGDAYGELARSDPGGPWAGTGDGRGRLWPIFTGERGEYELRARADGPDAFGGTDEDALEPDALLETMAGFGNSGRMLPEQVWDREHPTNYGWEFGEGTGGATPLAWSMAGFIRLAHGVEAGEPVETPTVVRDRYVERDRSATPDLDATAEYVNNHLVVAGETTADVVAVYTPDESALVTVEDGEYEFRLDAALDAKTVVVAAANTDGGADDTAADAGDEATDTDAILDEFSGAGTAVKRLRV